One Anaerolineales bacterium DNA segment encodes these proteins:
- a CDS encoding ABC transporter ATP-binding protein: MTSALETRALTKTFGGLTAVNAVDLTIPEHGIFSIIGPNGSGKTTFYNCITGFYEPDSGQIRFFGKDMTGLPPDQVTARGIARTYQNIRLFANMSALENILVGQHARLRGSWLEAILLTPRVAREEKDAVEKARRLLAFVGLSGLGDHQARNLPYGAQRRLEIARALASDPRMLLLDEPTAGMNPNESIEMMQFIRRLRDELGITILLIEHDMRVVMGISERIAVLDYGAKIAEGTPAEIQGNPRVIEAYLGSGAASGIKPVVRQLE, encoded by the coding sequence ATGACCTCCGCCCTGGAAACCCGAGCTCTGACCAAGACCTTCGGCGGCCTCACCGCCGTGAACGCCGTCGACCTGACGATTCCGGAGCACGGAATTTTCTCGATCATCGGCCCCAACGGTTCCGGCAAGACCACGTTCTACAACTGCATCACCGGATTCTACGAACCCGATTCGGGGCAAATCCGCTTTTTCGGGAAGGACATGACCGGATTGCCGCCGGACCAGGTGACCGCCCGCGGCATCGCCCGCACCTACCAGAACATCCGGCTGTTCGCCAACATGAGCGCGCTCGAAAATATCCTCGTCGGGCAGCACGCGCGCCTGCGCGGGAGCTGGCTCGAGGCGATCCTGCTCACCCCGCGCGTGGCCCGCGAGGAAAAGGACGCGGTCGAGAAGGCCCGCCGGCTGCTTGCCTTCGTCGGGCTGTCCGGCCTGGGCGACCACCAGGCGCGCAACCTGCCCTACGGCGCCCAACGCCGGCTGGAGATCGCCCGCGCCCTGGCCAGCGACCCGCGCATGCTGCTGCTCGACGAGCCGACCGCCGGGATGAACCCCAACGAGTCGATCGAGATGATGCAGTTCATCCGCCGCCTGCGCGACGAACTCGGCATTACCATCCTGCTGATCGAGCACGACATGCGGGTGGTGATGGGAATCAGCGAGCGGATCGCGGTCCTGGATTACGGCGCCAAGATCGCCGAGGGAACCCCGGCCGAGATCCAGGGCAATCCGCGCGTGATCGAAGCCTACCTTGGAAGCGGCGCGGCCTCCGGGATCAAACCCGTCGTCCGCCAATTGGAGTGA
- a CDS encoding ABC transporter ATP-binding protein: MLDIRDIHTYYGNIHALKGVSLTVEEGEIVTLIGSNGAGKTTTLRSICGLQRPRQGSILLHGEDLCAYKPHQVVGKGVAMVPEGRGIFARLTVAENLDLGAYNRTDRRGIQEDLEYVFTIFPRLRERTRQVAGTLSGGEQQMLATGRALMARPKLLLMDEPSMGLAPLLVDAIFEVIRTINDKGTTILLVEQNALMALSVAGRGYVIQTGEIVLADTAQNLKNNEMVRKAYLGVE, translated from the coding sequence ATGCTCGATATCCGCGACATCCACACCTATTACGGCAACATTCACGCGCTTAAGGGCGTCTCGCTCACCGTCGAGGAAGGCGAGATCGTCACCCTGATCGGCTCGAACGGCGCCGGCAAAACCACCACCTTGCGCTCGATCTGCGGCCTGCAGCGCCCCCGCCAGGGATCGATCCTACTCCACGGGGAGGACCTTTGCGCCTACAAGCCCCACCAGGTGGTGGGCAAGGGCGTAGCGATGGTTCCCGAAGGCCGCGGGATCTTCGCCCGCTTGACGGTGGCGGAAAACCTCGACCTCGGCGCCTACAACCGCACCGACCGGCGCGGCATCCAGGAGGACCTGGAGTACGTGTTCACCATCTTCCCGCGCCTCCGCGAACGCACCCGCCAAGTGGCCGGCACCCTCTCGGGCGGCGAGCAGCAGATGCTCGCCACGGGGCGGGCGCTGATGGCGCGGCCCAAGCTGCTGCTGATGGACGAACCCTCGATGGGGCTGGCTCCGCTGTTGGTCGATGCGATCTTCGAGGTGATCCGGACGATCAACGACAAGGGGACCACCATCCTGCTGGTCGAGCAGAACGCCCTGATGGCGCTGTCGGTGGCGGGCCGCGGCTACGTAATCCAAACCGGCGAGATCGTCCTGGCCGACACCGCGCAGAATCTAAAAAACAACGAGATGGTCCGCAAGGCGTATTTGGGGGTGGAATAA
- a CDS encoding YbaK/EbsC family protein — protein sequence MADALSRSAKKIQEALKKMGAACEVVELPDSTRTAAEAAQALGCAVAQIAKSIVFRTAESGKPVMVIASGANRVNEKKIAELLGEAVEKADPDFVRETTGFSIGGVPPVGHAVPIPVFLDEDLLKHESIWAAAGTPRSVLKTTGENLAKLTRGKVTSVK from the coding sequence ATGGCGGACGCACTCAGCCGCAGCGCGAAAAAAATCCAGGAGGCGCTGAAAAAAATGGGCGCGGCGTGCGAAGTCGTGGAACTGCCGGATTCCACCCGCACCGCAGCCGAGGCGGCGCAGGCCCTCGGCTGTGCGGTCGCGCAGATCGCCAAATCGATCGTCTTCCGGACGGCGGAATCCGGGAAGCCGGTGATGGTCATCGCCAGCGGCGCGAACCGGGTGAACGAGAAAAAGATCGCGGAATTGCTCGGCGAGGCGGTCGAGAAGGCCGATCCGGATTTCGTCCGCGAAACCACCGGTTTCTCGATCGGCGGCGTTCCACCCGTCGGGCACGCCGTCCCGATCCCGGTCTTTCTTGACGAGGACCTGCTGAAGCACGAAAGCATCTGGGCCGCCGCCGGAACCCCGCGCTCGGTTCTGAAAACCACCGGGGAGAATCTGGCGAAACTCACCCGCGGAAAAGTGACGTCGGTCAAGTGA